The following proteins are encoded in a genomic region of Ornithodoros turicata isolate Travis chromosome 6, ASM3712646v1, whole genome shotgun sequence:
- the LOC135398335 gene encoding enhancer of rudimentary homolog produces MSHTILLVQAGKPETRTYSDYESVNECMEGVCHIYEEHLKRQNPNTPSITYDISQLFDFVDQLADLSCLVYQKSTNTYAPYNKAWIKEKIYILLRRQASKSQS; encoded by the exons ATG TCCCATACAATCCTTTTGGTGCAAGCTGGGAAGCCGGAGACGCGCACATATTCAGACTACGAGTCTGTGAACGAGTGCATGGAAGGAGTGTGCCACATTTACGAGGAGCACCTGAAACGACAGAATCCCAACACACCATCCATCACGTACGACATCAGCCAGCTCTTCGACTTCGTGGACCAGCTCGCGGACCTCAGCTGTCTCGT CTACCAGAAGTCGACAAACACGTACGCCCCCTACAACAAGGCATGGATAAAGGAGAAGATCTACATCCTGCTGCGCAGGCAGGCATCGAAAAGCCAGTCTTGA
- the LOC135398336 gene encoding uncharacterized protein LOC135398336 codes for MDLREFQSLPSLEGLPSGEHAQRPSLIIIGVATVVVTIVLIIIVSLVTPFRTGYDSAAGFRYPRLTMAPGNSTETRARDDVSLTKFQGPPESDVTTSPDT; via the exons ATGGACCTCAGAGAATTTCAGTCAC TTCCTTCGCTTGAGGG TCTTCCAAGCGGAGAACACGCTCAACGGCCATCACTTATCATCATAGGCGTCGCCACCGTCGTAGTAACCATCGTGCTCATCATCATCGTGTCCCTGGTGACGCCCTTCCGCACCGGCTACGACAGCGCCGCAG GTTTCAGATATCCGAGGCTCACAATGGCCCCAGGCAACAGCACAGAAACGCGCGCAAGGGATGATGTTTCCCTGACCAAGTTCCAAGGACCGCCCGAAAGTGACGTGACGACTTCTCCGGACACATGA
- the LOC135397351 gene encoding SERTA domain-containing protein 2-like isoform X2 gives MGVEVSPLHARRFKSALPSSTFHVSDTMFPESPPELPCRGVKRKVQSLFDDDDDDDDDAASTSSSSSSTSSEGGSAGEYDFRSYTRRRHAIFNLSLCKLSRFRQAPDPSLLRSVLVCNTLRALERDYLPSMMAAAPVQRPQSSPPLLHYTAASYHPYDCPAHQPAEYQVGDPDNGRLTPFVRCDPGPVLWSEDDRLPSLNWSSVLNFGNPSPPPPPPPASESPTYTLLPANGGTASASTSPVTSPMTSSSSSSSSSNSSSGSDEIFGDIDLSLYDFDLLSPLSPPSVKVAMVSAEEIVRTLSTSSASMTDGIVTMAGASPGSSCQLVASSGQQMNFCYRTLGEEHIATVMS, from the exons AGCGCTCTGCCCTCCTCCACCTTCCATGTAAGCGACACCATGTTCCCGGAGTCCCCGCCGGAGCTACCCTGCCGGGGCGTCAAGCGAAAGGTTCAGAGCCTcttcgacgacgacgatgacgacgacgacgacgcggcCTCCACGTCTTCGTCCTCCTCTTCAACTTCGTCCGAAGGTGGAAGCGCCGGAGAGTACGACTTCAGGTCCTACACGCGGAGACGCCACGCCATCTTCAACTTGAGCCTCTGCAAACTGTCGAGGTTTCGACAGGCGCCCGATCCGAGTCTCCTGCGTTCGGTGCTCGTCTGTAATACGTTGCGAGCATTGGAGAGAGATTATCTACCATCCATGATGGCAGCAGCTCCTGTACAGAGGCCCCAGAGCAGCCCCCCACTGTTGCATTATACGGCGGCTTCCTATCATCCCTACGACTGTCCGGCACATCAGCCTGCGGAATATCAG GTCGGTGACCCAGACAACGGCCGCCTCACTCCATTTGTCCGCTGTGATCCTGGGCCCGTTCTCTGGTCTGAGGACGACCGGCTCCCGAGCCTCAACTGGAGCTCCGTCCTCAACTTCGGCAACCCTTCtccgcctcctcctcctccacctgCCTCGGAATCACCCACGTACACCCTTCTGCCTGCCAATGGCGGTACAGCGTCGGCATCGACATCACCGGTGACATCTCCCATGACATCATCATCTtcctcgtcatcatcatcaaattcATCATCCGGCAGTGACGAGATTTTCGGAGACATCGACCTGTCTCTGTACGACTTTGACCTCTTGTCGCCGCTGTCACCTCCGAGTGTTAAAGTAGCCATGGTGAGCGCGGAAGAAATTGTGAGGACTTTATCAACGTCATCCGCATCAATGACAGACGGGATAGTGACTATGGCGGGGGCGTCGCCCGGGAGCAGTTGTCAGCTGGTGGCGTCATCGGGACAGCAGATGAACTTCTGCTATAGGACTCTTGGGGAAGAACACATCGCAACAGTGATGTCCTGA
- the LOC135397351 gene encoding SERTA domain-containing protein 2-like isoform X1: protein MIHHVTENRRYFRPQWQCSQQSALPSSTFHVSDTMFPESPPELPCRGVKRKVQSLFDDDDDDDDDAASTSSSSSSTSSEGGSAGEYDFRSYTRRRHAIFNLSLCKLSRFRQAPDPSLLRSVLVCNTLRALERDYLPSMMAAAPVQRPQSSPPLLHYTAASYHPYDCPAHQPAEYQVGDPDNGRLTPFVRCDPGPVLWSEDDRLPSLNWSSVLNFGNPSPPPPPPPASESPTYTLLPANGGTASASTSPVTSPMTSSSSSSSSSNSSSGSDEIFGDIDLSLYDFDLLSPLSPPSVKVAMVSAEEIVRTLSTSSASMTDGIVTMAGASPGSSCQLVASSGQQMNFCYRTLGEEHIATVMS from the exons AGCGCTCTGCCCTCCTCCACCTTCCATGTAAGCGACACCATGTTCCCGGAGTCCCCGCCGGAGCTACCCTGCCGGGGCGTCAAGCGAAAGGTTCAGAGCCTcttcgacgacgacgatgacgacgacgacgacgcggcCTCCACGTCTTCGTCCTCCTCTTCAACTTCGTCCGAAGGTGGAAGCGCCGGAGAGTACGACTTCAGGTCCTACACGCGGAGACGCCACGCCATCTTCAACTTGAGCCTCTGCAAACTGTCGAGGTTTCGACAGGCGCCCGATCCGAGTCTCCTGCGTTCGGTGCTCGTCTGTAATACGTTGCGAGCATTGGAGAGAGATTATCTACCATCCATGATGGCAGCAGCTCCTGTACAGAGGCCCCAGAGCAGCCCCCCACTGTTGCATTATACGGCGGCTTCCTATCATCCCTACGACTGTCCGGCACATCAGCCTGCGGAATATCAG GTCGGTGACCCAGACAACGGCCGCCTCACTCCATTTGTCCGCTGTGATCCTGGGCCCGTTCTCTGGTCTGAGGACGACCGGCTCCCGAGCCTCAACTGGAGCTCCGTCCTCAACTTCGGCAACCCTTCtccgcctcctcctcctccacctgCCTCGGAATCACCCACGTACACCCTTCTGCCTGCCAATGGCGGTACAGCGTCGGCATCGACATCACCGGTGACATCTCCCATGACATCATCATCTtcctcgtcatcatcatcaaattcATCATCCGGCAGTGACGAGATTTTCGGAGACATCGACCTGTCTCTGTACGACTTTGACCTCTTGTCGCCGCTGTCACCTCCGAGTGTTAAAGTAGCCATGGTGAGCGCGGAAGAAATTGTGAGGACTTTATCAACGTCATCCGCATCAATGACAGACGGGATAGTGACTATGGCGGGGGCGTCGCCCGGGAGCAGTTGTCAGCTGGTGGCGTCATCGGGACAGCAGATGAACTTCTGCTATAGGACTCTTGGGGAAGAACACATCGCAACAGTGATGTCCTGA